In Actinomycetes bacterium, the genomic window CGACCAGCCGCTCGTCGAGGTCGCGGGTGTTCTCCACGGCCGCCCGGATGGCGTCCCTGGTGATCTCGTGGAACACCATGCGGCGGACCGGCACCTTGGGCTTGAGCACCTCGAGCAGGTGCCAGGCGATGGCCTCGCCCTCGCGGTCCTCGTCCGTGGCGAGCAGCAGCTCGTCGGCGTCCTTCAGCTTGCGCTTGAGCTCGGCGACCTTCGTCTTCTTGTCGGTGTTGACGACGTAGAGGGGCGTGAAGTCGTGCTCGACGTCGATGCCCAGGCGTCCGACCTCGGTGCCCTTGTACTCCGCAGGAGCCGGCGACTTCTTGTCCGGCAGGTCGCGGATGTGGCCGACGCTGGCCTCCACGTCGTACCCCGGCCCGAGGTAGCCCTTGATCGTCTTCGCCTTGGCCGGCGACTCCACGATCACGAGCCGCCGGCCCCCGGCCGTCGGCTGCTCGTTGTCGGACACGCGACTCCTCGTGACAGTGGGTGGTGGTGAGGCACTGTGGCGCCCCGCCGGGCGGAGTGTGACGGTACACAGGCGCCCTTTGTCAAACCGCGGACAAACCCGCGTCCCTGGCAACCTACGTCGGGAAGGTGAGGAAGCCCTCCTCGAGGAGGGTCCGGACGGCCGGGACCGCTCCCGCGCGCAGCTCCGCCTCGTCCACGCCGAGCCGGTCGGCGACGTCGGCCAGCACGGCCCGAAGCGGCCGGCCGTTGCAGCCGGCCACGACCTCGGCCCCGACCTCGTCGACCTCGCCGCTCCGCCGCAGCCCGTCGGCCTGCCGCAGCCGCTGGGTCAGCAGCGCCAACCCGTCGGACGACGGCACCCACTCCTGGTCCAGCCGCACCTGGGGGTCGACGACCAGTGCGGTGGCCAGCAGGTCGTCGTCGCCGACGGAGCGCAGCCGGTCCTGGCGGTCGAACCAGGCCCGGATCGGCTCACCGAGCGGCTGCTGCACCGGGTGCCGGATCTCCTCGATCCGGGTGACCGGGTGCTCGGCTCCGGAGGCGTGCAGCGTGATCCAGCCGAAGCCGATGCCCTCGACCCGGTCGTCGGCGAGGGCCTGCAGCCACTGGTCGTAGCGTCGCGCGTAGTCGGGGCCGGTGTGGTCGCCGGCGTCCCGCAGCCACAGCTCGGCGTACTCGGCCGGGTCCTGGACCTCGCGCTGCACGACCCACGCGTCGCAACCGGTGGGCACCACCCAGCCGGCCAGCCGCTCCCGCCAGTCCTCGCCCTCCACGTGCAGCCAGTTGGCCAGCACCTGGAGCCAGCCGCCGTCGGCGAGGTACGCCGGTGCCTGGGTGACCAGCCGGCGGCCCACCTCGTCGCCGGGCAGCCCGGAGTCGCGGTAGGTGAACCGCGCCTCTGGCGCGACCACGAACGGCGGGTTCGACACGATGAGCTCGAACCGCTCCCCCTCCACCGGCTGGTACAGGCTGCCCTCGCGCAGGTCGAACGCCATCCCCGACAGGCCCGCGGTCAGCCCAGCCATGGCCAGCGCCCTGGGGTTGCGGTCGGTGGCCACGACCCGGTCGGCGTGGCCGGCCAGGTGCAGCGCCTGCACGCCGCAGCCGGTGCCGATGTCGAGCGCCCGCCCGACGGTCGGCCGCACGGTGATCTGGGCGAGTGTGGTGGAGGTCCCGCCGATGCCGAGCACGTGCCCCCGGGTCACCGGACCGGACACCCCACCGATGCCGGTGCCCAGGTCGGACACCACGTAGGCGTCGAGGGTGTCCGCCGCGTACGGCCGGACGTCGACGAGAGCGTGCACCTCGGCACCGTCGACGGCGACCAGCCCGCCGTCCACCAGTCCGTCCAGGTCGGGCAGGGCGGCGCGGACGGCGTCCAGCCGAACCGGCGCCTGCAGCACGAACAGCCGGGTCAGCGTCTCCCGCGGCGAGCCGCCCGTCGTGGTCCGCAGCGCGGGCACGGTCTCGCCGCGCCCCAGGGCCGCGTAGGCGTGCGGGCCCAGCAGGTCGAGCACGCCGTCCACCGTGTAGCCGGCTGCGACCAGCGCCGACCGCAGCCCCGCCACGCCCTCTGCGGGCAGCCGCGGGCCGGTCATCTCAGGCCTTGGCGTCCGCCGGGAGCTCACCCACGGCGACCGGGCGCCGCTTGGAGACCACCACGGCGCCCACGACCACGAGGACCGCGACCAGCGCGATGCCGTAGCGCAGCGCGTTGCCGTCCAGGGCGAGCGAGACGACGGCCGGGGCGATCAGCAGCGCGACCAGGTTCATCACCTTGATGAGCGGGTTGATCGCCGGGCCCGCCGTGTCCTTGAACGGGTCGCCCACGGTGTCGCCGATGACCGTGGCGGCGTGCGCCTCGGAGCCCTTGCCGCCGAAGTTGCCGTCCTCGACGAACTTCTTGGCGTTGTCCCAGGCCCCACCGGAGTTGGACAGGAAGACAGCCATCAGGGTGCCCGTCGCGATCGTGCCCGCGAGGTAGGAGCCCAGCGCGCCGATACCGAGGCCGAAGCCGACCGCGATCGGGGTGAGCACCGCCAGCAGGCCGGGGGTGGCCAGCTCGCGCAGCGAGTCGCGGGTGACGATGTCGACGACCTTGCCGTACTCGGGCTTCTCCGTGTAGTCCATGATCCCGGGGTGCTCGCGGAACTGCCGCCGCACCTCGAAGATGACCGCCCCGGCCGCCCGGGACACGGCGCTGATGGCCAGCCCGGAGAACAGGAACACCACGGCCGCCCCGATGATCAGCCCGACCAGGTTGCGCGGGTTGGCGATGTTGAGGACGCCGGTGTACTGCAGCGCGTCCTGGACCGTCAGGCCCTTCAACGCGCCGGCGTTCCCGTCCGCGGCGGTGACCACGGCGTCGCGGAACGAGCCGAACAGAGCGGTCGCCGCGAGCACGGCGGTCGCGATAGCGATGCCCTTGGTGATCGCCTTGGTGGTGTTGCCGACCGCGTCCAGCCGGGTCAGGACCAGGGCGCCCTCCCCGTGCACGTCGCCGGACATCTCGGCGATGCCCTGCGCGTTGTCGGAGACCGGCCCGAAGGTGTCCATCGAGACGATGACGCCGACCGTGGTCAGCAGCCCGGTGCCGGCCAGCGCGATGGCGAACAGCGACAGGGTGACCGAGCCCGCGCCCAGAAGGTACGCGCCGAAGACGGCAGCCGCGATGAGCAGCGCCGAGTACACGGCCGACTCGAGACCGAGGCTGATGCCAGCGAGGATCACCGTGGCCGGGCCGGTGAGCGACGACTTGGACACGTCGTCGACGGGTCGCCGGTTGGTCTCGGTGAAGTAGCCGGTCAGCTGCTGGATCGCCGCCGCCAGCACGATGCCGATGAGCACCGCGCCGATGACGAGCAGGCGCGGGTTGAACGTGGTGGCGCTGACCAGGCCGAGGTTGCCGACCACCAGCCCCTTGAGCTGGGTGATCTGCGACGGCAGGAAGGTGAACGCCATGATGGCCACGAGCACGGCGGACACTCCCGCCGAGATGAAGAAGCCGCGGTTGATGGCGCTCATGCCCGAGCGGTCACCCGGACGCGGCGACACCGCGAAGATGCCGATGACGGCGGTGAGGACGCCGATGGCCGGGATCACCAGCGGGATGACGAGGCCGATGTCGCCGAAGGCCGCCTTACCCAGGATCAGCGCGGCGACCAGAGTCACCGCGTAGGACTCGAACAGGTCCGCGGCCATGCCGGCGCAGTCGCCGACGTTGTCGCCCACGTTGTCCGCGATCGTGGCGGCGTTGCGGGGGTCGTCCTCGGGGATGCCCTGCTCGACCTTGCCGACCAGGTCGGCGCCGACGTCCGCCGCCTTAGTGAAGATGCCGCCGCCGACTCGCATGAACATGGCGAGCATGGCCGCACCGAAGCCGAAGCCCTCGAGCACCTTCGGTGCGTTCTCCTTGTAGATCAGCACCACGACCGCTGCGCCGAACAGGCCCAGACCCACGGTGAACATGCCGGCGACCCCGCCGGTCCGGAACGCGATCTTCATGGCCTGCTGCTCACCCGTCGCCTGGGCGGCCGCGGCCACCCGGACGTTGCCCCGCACGGCGAGCCACATGCCCATGTACCCGGTGGTCGCAGAGAACACTGCGCCGACCAGGAAGAAGATCGACCGGCCGATCCGTTCGGACGTGGTGTCGGCCGGGAGCAGGAAGAGCACGAAGAAGACCACGACGGCGAAGACGCCGAGGGTGCGGAACTGGCGGGCCAGGTAGGCCGCCGCCCCCTCCTGCACCGCGGCCGCGATCTCCTTCATTTTCTCGGTTCCCTCGTCCGCGGCGAGCACCTCGCGCACGAGCAGCGCGGCGACCCCCAGGGCGCCGAGCGCGACGAGAGCAACCACGATGACCCACGTCTGGTTGCCCCCGGAGAGGGTGACCGTCCCACCGCTGACGGCGGCGAGCTGCGTCCCGGGCATGCGTCCTCCTCGTCGACAGGTGCGTGCCATCCAGCCACCGGTCGGTGGTGGTCGGACGGATCGTTTAGGCCTCGGAGGGCGATCGACAGCAGCGCACAGCGCCCGTGATCGCCCGGCGGGGCCGGAGTCTAGCCAGAAGCCTGGGCGGCGCCAACGACCGGGGGGCGGTTGCCCGACAGCGGCCAGCCCATGATCACCGTCGAGCCGTCCGGCGCCTCGTGCACCGACAGGTCGTCGACGAGGCCCCCGATGACGACGAGGTCGAGACCGGCGGGCAGCGCGTCGTCGCCCTCGTAACCCTGGCTGGCGTGCTCGGCCAGCTCGTCGAGCGGGTCGGCCTCGGACGACGACCCGCCCGGGACCGCCGCGCAGTCCGCCACCTCGACGACGAACCGGTCCTCGGAGGCGATCATCCGCACCAGCACGGAGGCCGTGGGGCAGCTCGCCTGGTGCCGCCGCACCGCGCGCGCAGCGGCCTCACCGACGGCCAGCCGGACCTCGTCCAGCAGCTCCTCGTCCACTCCGAGCCGGCGGCCGAGCGACACCACGACCAGCCGCGCAGTGCGCACGTGCGCCGGCACCGCCGTGAACCGGAGCTCGACGGTCGACACCCCCGTGCTCCCGCTGCCGTCCACCTACTCCATCGCCTGGACCGCGTCGGCCACCGTGGCATGGATCGGGAAGACCTTGGTGAGCCCGGTGATGCGGAAGATCTTCAGGATCCGCTCCTGGGTGCACACGAGGTGCAGCGCGCCGTCATGGGCGCGCACCCGCTTGAGCCCCCCGACGAGCACGCCGAGGCCCGTGGAGTCCAGGAACTCGACGTTCTCCATGTCGAGGACCAGCCGGTAGTGGCCGGACTCGACCAGGGAGATGATCTCCTCCCGCAGCTTGGGTGCGGTGTACACGTCGATCTCGCCGCCGACCTCGACGACGGTCGCAGCCCCCTCAAAGCGGTGGGCGAGGGAGAGGTCCACAGATCCTCCAGGCGATGGCGTCGGGACGGGCACCGGGCTACGGTGCGCGGCGTTCAACGCCCGATCTAACCACGCAGCAGGCCGACGACCCCGGTCACCGCACGGTGCGAAACTGGACGGGTCGTGAGCACCGTGACCCCCGCACCGACCGCCACCGGCCAGCTGCTCGAGCGGCTGGTGGTCCCGCACGGCCGCTCCGAGCGCCTCACCCACGTCGAGCACGTCCCGGCGCGACCCGGTGTCACGACGCCGTGGCCGCAGTGGGCCGACCCGGCCGTGGTCGCCGCGTTCACCCGGCTGGGGGTGGCTGCGCCGTGGCGCCACCAGGTCGAGGCGGCCGACGCGGCGTGGCACGGCGAGTCGGTCGTGCTGTCCACCGGGACGGCGTCCGGCAAGTCACTGGCCTACCTGCTGCCCACGCTGACCGCCGTCCGGGACGGGTTGGCCGCGCCCGACGGACGCGGCGCCACGGCCCTGTACCTGGCCCCCACCAAGGCGCTGGCCGCCGACCAGCTGCGGTCGGTGGGAGCGCTCGGGCTCGAGGGGGTGCGAGCGGCGTCCTACGACGGTGACACGCCCACCGAGGAGCGCGAGTGGGTGCGGGCGCACGCCGCCTACGTGCTGAGCAACCCGGACATGCTGCACCGCTCGCTGCTGCCGGGGCACGCCCGGTGGGCCCGGTTCCTGCGGACGCTGCGGTTCGTCGTCGTCGACGAGTGCCACACCTACCGCGGCGTGTTCGGCTCGCATGTCGCAGCGGTGCTGCGGCGGCTGAGCCGGGTGGCCGCCCACTACGGTGCCGACCCGGTGTTCGTGCTCGCGTCCGCGACCGTCTCGGACCCCGCCGTGTCGGCCGCGCGGCTGATCGGCCGGCCGGTGACCGCCGTCACCGACGACGCCTCCCCCAGGGCGGCCGCGACCTTCGCCCTGTGGGAGCCGCCGCTCACCGAGCGGGTCGGCGAGCGGGGCGCTCCGGTGCGGCGCTCG contains:
- a CDS encoding class I SAM-dependent methyltransferase — its product is MTGPRLPAEGVAGLRSALVAAGYTVDGVLDLLGPHAYAALGRGETVPALRTTTGGSPRETLTRLFVLQAPVRLDAVRAALPDLDGLVDGGLVAVDGAEVHALVDVRPYAADTLDAYVVSDLGTGIGGVSGPVTRGHVLGIGGTSTTLAQITVRPTVGRALDIGTGCGVQALHLAGHADRVVATDRNPRALAMAGLTAGLSGMAFDLREGSLYQPVEGERFELIVSNPPFVVAPEARFTYRDSGLPGDEVGRRLVTQAPAYLADGGWLQVLANWLHVEGEDWRERLAGWVVPTGCDAWVVQREVQDPAEYAELWLRDAGDHTGPDYARRYDQWLQALADDRVEGIGFGWITLHASGAEHPVTRIEEIRHPVQQPLGEPIRAWFDRQDRLRSVGDDDLLATALVVDPQVRLDQEWVPSSDGLALLTQRLRQADGLRRSGEVDEVGAEVVAGCNGRPLRAVLADVADRLGVDEAELRAGAVPAVRTLLEEGFLTFPT
- a CDS encoding sodium-translocating pyrophosphatase, whose protein sequence is MPGTQLAAVSGGTVTLSGGNQTWVIVVALVALGALGVAALLVREVLAADEGTEKMKEIAAAVQEGAAAYLARQFRTLGVFAVVVFFVLFLLPADTTSERIGRSIFFLVGAVFSATTGYMGMWLAVRGNVRVAAAAQATGEQQAMKIAFRTGGVAGMFTVGLGLFGAAVVVLIYKENAPKVLEGFGFGAAMLAMFMRVGGGIFTKAADVGADLVGKVEQGIPEDDPRNAATIADNVGDNVGDCAGMAADLFESYAVTLVAALILGKAAFGDIGLVIPLVIPAIGVLTAVIGIFAVSPRPGDRSGMSAINRGFFISAGVSAVLVAIMAFTFLPSQITQLKGLVVGNLGLVSATTFNPRLLVIGAVLIGIVLAAAIQQLTGYFTETNRRPVDDVSKSSLTGPATVILAGISLGLESAVYSALLIAAAVFGAYLLGAGSVTLSLFAIALAGTGLLTTVGVIVSMDTFGPVSDNAQGIAEMSGDVHGEGALVLTRLDAVGNTTKAITKGIAIATAVLAATALFGSFRDAVVTAADGNAGALKGLTVQDALQYTGVLNIANPRNLVGLIIGAAVVFLFSGLAISAVSRAAGAVIFEVRRQFREHPGIMDYTEKPEYGKVVDIVTRDSLRELATPGLLAVLTPIAVGFGLGIGALGSYLAGTIATGTLMAVFLSNSGGAWDNAKKFVEDGNFGGKGSEAHAATVIGDTVGDPFKDTAGPAINPLIKVMNLVALLIAPAVVSLALDGNALRYGIALVAVLVVVGAVVVSKRRPVAVGELPADAKA
- a CDS encoding STAS domain-containing protein, with the protein product MDLSLAHRFEGAATVVEVGGEIDVYTAPKLREEIISLVESGHYRLVLDMENVEFLDSTGLGVLVGGLKRVRAHDGALHLVCTQERILKIFRITGLTKVFPIHATVADAVQAME
- a CDS encoding ATP-binding protein, with the translated sequence MSTVELRFTAVPAHVRTARLVVVSLGRRLGVDEELLDEVRLAVGEAAARAVRRHQASCPTASVLVRMIASEDRFVVEVADCAAVPGGSSSEADPLDELAEHASQGYEGDDALPAGLDLVVIGGLVDDLSVHEAPDGSTVIMGWPLSGNRPPVVGAAQASG
- a CDS encoding toprim domain-containing protein; translation: MSDNEQPTAGGRRLVIVESPAKAKTIKGYLGPGYDVEASVGHIRDLPDKKSPAPAEYKGTEVGRLGIDVEHDFTPLYVVNTDKKTKVAELKRKLKDADELLLATDEDREGEAIAWHLLEVLKPKVPVRRMVFHEITRDAIRAAVENTRDLDERLV